In Candidatus Eremiobacteraceae bacterium, a single window of DNA contains:
- the iolG gene encoding inositol 2-dehydrogenase, translated as MADSRLGLAVFGAGRIGTVHARSVSRHVPGATLVGVADIDRDAAQRLVDDAGMGRVSDAQAFLDDPAVNGVIIATPTDTHSELILRATSAGKHILCEKPISRQLSETKTAEISARWARVILQVGFQRRFDAEFSRARMLVANGDLGQPRFLRLVGRDHRIPSIAYLKTSGGQFADQMVHEFDLARWLMAPLEIEEVYATGSALIEPALEEFGDVDTSLVVLRFSGGALGVIDNSREAIYGYDVRGEIQGSKGMVLVGHQRLDSGDLIDSKFATPDVESFTERFADAYRAEVREFVAAIRERREPLVGARDALEALRIALAADRSMRENRPVKLAEITGDR; from the coding sequence ATGGCGGACTCGCGTCTAGGTCTAGCGGTTTTTGGCGCGGGGCGAATCGGTACGGTTCACGCCCGGTCAGTGTCAAGGCATGTGCCAGGCGCCACACTCGTCGGAGTCGCAGATATCGATCGCGACGCGGCGCAGCGGCTCGTGGACGATGCGGGAATGGGCCGTGTCTCAGACGCGCAGGCCTTTCTTGACGACCCCGCCGTCAACGGTGTTATCATCGCGACTCCGACGGACACGCACTCGGAGCTCATCCTGAGGGCGACGAGCGCCGGCAAACACATTCTGTGCGAGAAGCCGATCTCGCGCCAACTCTCCGAAACGAAGACTGCCGAGATCAGCGCGCGATGGGCACGCGTCATCCTACAGGTCGGATTTCAGCGGCGCTTCGACGCTGAGTTCTCGCGCGCGCGGATGTTGGTGGCAAACGGCGACCTCGGGCAGCCGCGCTTTCTTCGTCTCGTGGGTCGGGATCATCGCATCCCCTCGATCGCGTATCTGAAGACGAGCGGCGGGCAGTTCGCCGATCAAATGGTTCACGAATTCGACCTGGCGCGCTGGTTGATGGCGCCTCTCGAGATTGAAGAGGTGTACGCTACGGGCTCCGCGCTCATCGAGCCGGCGCTCGAAGAGTTCGGGGACGTCGACACGTCGCTCGTCGTGCTTCGCTTCTCCGGCGGAGCGCTCGGCGTCATCGACAACTCGCGCGAAGCGATATACGGCTATGACGTGCGCGGCGAGATCCAAGGTTCCAAGGGCATGGTACTCGTCGGTCACCAACGCCTCGATAGCGGCGACCTGATCGATTCGAAATTTGCGACCCCCGACGTCGAGTCGTTCACGGAGCGATTCGCCGACGCTTATCGCGCCGAAGTGCGAGAATTCGTCGCGGCAATTCGCGAACGGCGCGAGCCGCTCGTCGGTGCTCGGGACGCGCTTGAAGCGCTGCGCATCGCGTTGGCCGCCGATAGATCCATGCGCGAGAACCGACCCGTCAAACTTGCGGAGATCACGGGTGATCGATAG
- a CDS encoding ATP-binding cassette domain-containing protein, with the protein MTNSAPTVERDTPVLAARAISKRFGNVIALEGVDLEVGAGEIVALIGDNGAGKSTLTKIIAGALAPDSGAIEMHGKPVTFNNPADARNAGIETTYQDLALAPDLDIAANLFLAREIVRSGFWGRLDFLDRPAMRKRAEEHLRDFGIKIDSINQRVDTLSGGQRQSIAVARSVFWGSALVIMDEPTAALGVAQSALVFELMRKVRDAGTAVVFISHNLPQVFGVADRVVVMRRGQTVATLNPRTATMDQAVSLMTGATLSHGTMPPRSRLE; encoded by the coding sequence ATGACTAATTCGGCGCCGACCGTGGAGCGCGATACTCCGGTTCTCGCTGCGCGAGCCATTTCAAAGCGCTTTGGGAACGTCATCGCCCTCGAGGGAGTCGACCTTGAAGTCGGCGCCGGAGAGATCGTCGCACTCATCGGCGACAATGGCGCCGGCAAATCTACGCTGACGAAGATCATCGCAGGTGCGCTTGCGCCGGATTCCGGCGCCATCGAAATGCACGGAAAGCCGGTCACGTTTAATAATCCGGCTGACGCACGCAACGCCGGCATCGAGACCACGTACCAGGATTTGGCGCTGGCGCCGGACCTGGACATCGCAGCGAACTTGTTCCTCGCTCGAGAGATCGTCCGCTCCGGATTCTGGGGCCGGCTCGACTTTCTCGACCGCCCCGCCATGCGCAAGCGCGCCGAAGAGCACCTCCGGGATTTCGGCATCAAGATCGACTCGATCAACCAACGCGTCGACACGTTGTCCGGCGGACAACGGCAGTCGATCGCGGTCGCTCGCAGCGTGTTCTGGGGGTCGGCGCTCGTCATCATGGACGAGCCCACCGCGGCGCTTGGCGTGGCCCAATCGGCTCTCGTATTCGAGTTGATGCGCAAGGTTCGCGATGCCGGAACTGCCGTGGTGTTCATCAGCCATAATCTTCCTCAAGTGTTCGGAGTCGCCGATCGCGTCGTTGTGATGCGACGCGGCCAAACCGTGGCGACGCTAAACCCACGCACGGCCACGATGGACCAAGCGGTGAGTTTGATGACAGGTGCCACGCTGTCGCACG
- a CDS encoding transketolase C-terminal domain-containing protein, which produces MIESIAQRDAFGDAMIELCARDSRVVLVDGDLANSTKSDKLAVASPDRFFMMGIAEQNLVGVAAGMAAVGLKPWVASFAAFIATRDLDQIRVAVAQPNLNVKLAAHYSGLMTGYTGKTHQVVNDLAIMRSMPNMTVVAPCDGVETRAAMLAIDAHVGPVYLRLTRDPMPTITPAGRTFELGRAVVLRRGADIGLVATGAQTLRVVEAANVLASEGIAATVLHVPTIKPMDAEALVDVARSTRCILTCEEHSIFGGLGGAAAEILSERHPVRIGRLGLRDVDGESGPNQALIDKYGLSAGDVVRSARALIAAL; this is translated from the coding sequence ATGATCGAATCGATCGCACAACGCGACGCGTTCGGCGACGCGATGATCGAACTGTGCGCGCGCGATTCGCGCGTCGTGCTCGTCGATGGCGATCTCGCGAATTCGACCAAATCCGACAAGCTCGCTGTCGCATCCCCAGATAGATTCTTCATGATGGGAATCGCAGAGCAAAATCTCGTTGGCGTCGCAGCCGGTATGGCAGCAGTCGGCCTAAAACCGTGGGTCGCATCCTTCGCGGCCTTCATTGCGACGCGAGACCTGGATCAAATCCGAGTTGCCGTCGCGCAACCGAATCTGAACGTGAAGCTTGCCGCTCATTACAGCGGACTAATGACGGGATATACCGGTAAGACTCATCAGGTGGTCAACGATCTCGCGATCATGCGAAGCATGCCGAATATGACGGTGGTCGCGCCCTGCGACGGAGTCGAGACGCGCGCGGCGATGTTGGCGATCGACGCGCATGTGGGGCCGGTCTACCTCCGCCTCACCCGTGACCCCATGCCGACGATCACTCCGGCGGGCCGAACGTTCGAGCTTGGTCGTGCAGTCGTTTTGCGTCGGGGCGCGGACATCGGATTGGTTGCGACAGGCGCGCAGACCCTTCGCGTCGTGGAAGCGGCGAACGTGCTTGCTTCCGAAGGAATAGCGGCGACGGTCCTGCACGTTCCGACCATAAAGCCGATGGATGCCGAGGCCCTGGTCGATGTCGCCCGGTCGACCCGATGCATTTTGACCTGCGAAGAGCATTCGATCTTCGGCGGTTTAGGCGGCGCAGCCGCCGAAATCTTGAGCGAACGCCATCCGGTGCGAATAGGCCGTCTGGGCCTGCGCGACGTCGACGGCGAAAGCGGCCCCAACCAAGCGCTCATCGATAAATACGGATTGAGCGCCGGCGATGTCGTGCGCAGCGCGCGCGCGTTGATCGCAGCGCTTTGA
- a CDS encoding TIM barrel protein, whose amino-acid sequence MDQRELDVVMAVDVGTASVNWGFDPLYTWVQTPTFAHMLDEMQAAGYGGTEISYHFPADAEELRLALAKRALRAAATFHALDLRDAANHDSAIRGVAPIADRLQALGSDVLILSDAPSPPRLAAAGRVADDGSDGLTRGQWRAMSDGLNRIGELLAARGMRGVFHPHVGTFVETRAEIDQLCAMTDSSLLGLCPDTGHLAYAGVDSGQLFRDYADRIDYVHLKDVDGDLLTRVRSEGIGFVRAVELGLFVELGEGIVAIARIMESLAAADFRGWLIVEQDAPQNPLGSAIVNRNFLREEFGL is encoded by the coding sequence GTGGATCAAAGAGAATTGGACGTGGTGATGGCGGTCGACGTCGGGACGGCGTCTGTGAATTGGGGATTCGATCCGCTCTACACATGGGTCCAAACGCCGACGTTCGCGCACATGCTGGACGAGATGCAGGCGGCGGGATACGGCGGAACCGAGATCAGCTACCATTTTCCGGCCGATGCCGAAGAATTGCGCCTCGCGCTCGCTAAACGCGCATTGCGCGCGGCGGCCACGTTTCATGCGTTGGATTTGCGCGATGCCGCGAACCATGATTCTGCGATTCGCGGAGTCGCGCCGATCGCGGACCGGCTTCAAGCGCTCGGGTCTGATGTGCTCATTCTGTCCGACGCGCCGTCACCGCCGCGGCTCGCGGCCGCAGGACGCGTCGCCGACGACGGCAGCGACGGCCTGACTCGCGGCCAATGGCGCGCGATGAGCGACGGGCTGAACCGTATCGGCGAACTCTTGGCCGCGCGAGGGATGCGCGGCGTATTTCATCCGCATGTCGGCACCTTTGTGGAGACGCGCGCCGAAATCGACCAGCTCTGCGCGATGACGGACAGTTCGCTGCTCGGACTTTGTCCCGACACCGGTCACCTTGCTTACGCGGGCGTCGATTCCGGACAACTTTTCCGAGACTACGCCGACCGCATCGATTACGTCCATCTCAAAGATGTCGACGGCGATCTTCTCACCCGAGTCCGCTCCGAAGGGATCGGCTTTGTGCGCGCCGTCGAGTTAGGTCTATTCGTCGAACTCGGCGAGGGCATCGTCGCGATCGCGCGCATCATGGAATCTCTCGCGGCGGCGGACTTTCGCGGCTGGCTGATCGTCGAACAAGATGCGCCGCAAAACCCTCTTGGATCGGCTATCGTCAACCGAAATTTTCTTCGCGAGGAGTTCGGACTATGA
- the iolB gene encoding 5-deoxy-glucuronate isomerase produces MIDSGGGSPLLIRGRDVTSGELVASSPGNAEMKFISFRVVRMLAGERIEADTGKDEVALVLIAGTVDVLSSAGAWKSIGKRPDPFSGPPEAVYLPPAASYEIRASRDAEVAVCGAPARELHAARIIAPSADAEYTRGDGQAQRRVRNILMDDGDASTLFLTEVVTLPGNWSSYPPHKHDEDNPPVESQLEELYYYRARPAAGFAFQRVYTPGGDLDETITAHDGDVVLVPRGYHVCAGAAGYWIYYLNVLAGPKHTYHMTFDPSHAWIKENWTW; encoded by the coding sequence GTGATCGATAGCGGCGGGGGGTCGCCGCTTCTCATCCGCGGCCGCGATGTCACTTCGGGCGAGTTGGTCGCCAGTTCGCCGGGCAACGCCGAAATGAAATTCATTAGCTTCCGGGTCGTTCGGATGCTCGCCGGCGAACGGATCGAGGCAGACACAGGAAAGGATGAAGTCGCGCTCGTGCTCATCGCCGGTACGGTCGACGTCTTGTCTTCCGCCGGCGCGTGGAAAAGCATCGGCAAGCGACCGGATCCGTTCTCTGGACCACCCGAAGCCGTCTACCTGCCGCCTGCGGCGAGCTATGAGATACGCGCGAGCCGCGACGCGGAAGTCGCGGTCTGCGGAGCACCTGCTCGAGAGTTGCATGCGGCTCGAATCATCGCACCTTCCGCCGATGCCGAATACACGCGCGGGGACGGACAGGCTCAACGCCGCGTCCGCAACATCCTGATGGACGATGGCGACGCCAGCACTCTATTCTTGACCGAGGTCGTCACGCTGCCGGGCAATTGGTCGAGTTATCCGCCGCACAAACACGATGAAGATAACCCGCCGGTCGAATCGCAGCTTGAAGAGCTATACTACTATCGGGCACGCCCCGCGGCGGGCTTTGCATTTCAACGCGTGTATACGCCAGGCGGAGACCTCGACGAGACGATCACCGCACATGACGGCGACGTGGTCCTCGTACCGCGCGGTTATCACGTCTGCGCGGGGGCCGCCGGATATTGGATCTATTACCTCAACGTCTTGGCAGGGCCGAAACACACATATCACATGACGTTCGATCCTTCGCACGCGTGGATCAAAGAGAATTGGACGTGGTGA
- a CDS encoding substrate-binding domain-containing protein, whose product MADYKNAPRLSRRSLLNVSASVAAGLATAGAIAQTGCSPPPKSVLGGLRFAFIVKTVNSDYWRTCLDGGRHAAEQLGLDALQFTGANSEANIQQQIELVEDALAKRLDFLVLAPTSSTALDNVINKASQSGVKVILIDSAANTDDYVSFLATDNHAGGQLAAKTLAEAIKKKTGAAAGQVAYSTFLSGVGSLTLRDNGFLEGLKAYPGLEVVAHKDAAGDQSVKPIGIVADTLSRFPHLVGYFADSLITLQGAVTAFRENRVDSTKVSLVGFDPTPQLVRDLSAGRIDGIILQDQYQMGYGGVAYGLLAAAGLEMPKFINTGVTAATPQNVGAADIQGLLNPSKQTRVGLRAS is encoded by the coding sequence ATGGCCGATTATAAAAACGCTCCGCGCCTGAGCCGCCGCAGCCTGTTGAATGTTAGTGCTTCGGTCGCTGCCGGACTTGCAACGGCCGGGGCAATCGCGCAAACGGGCTGCTCGCCACCGCCGAAATCGGTTCTGGGGGGATTGCGCTTCGCGTTCATCGTTAAGACGGTCAACTCGGACTACTGGCGGACATGTCTCGACGGTGGCCGGCACGCGGCAGAACAACTCGGGCTCGACGCATTGCAATTCACCGGCGCGAACTCTGAGGCCAACATCCAGCAGCAGATCGAGCTCGTTGAAGATGCTCTCGCCAAAAGGCTAGACTTCCTCGTCTTAGCGCCGACAAGTTCTACCGCACTCGACAACGTCATCAACAAGGCCTCGCAGTCGGGCGTCAAGGTCATCCTCATCGATTCGGCCGCCAACACCGATGACTACGTGTCGTTTCTCGCGACGGACAATCACGCGGGCGGCCAGCTCGCGGCCAAAACGCTCGCCGAAGCCATCAAGAAGAAGACTGGCGCGGCGGCAGGTCAGGTGGCCTACTCCACATTCTTGAGCGGCGTCGGATCGCTGACGCTTCGCGACAACGGATTTCTCGAAGGGCTCAAAGCCTATCCCGGTCTGGAAGTCGTCGCTCACAAGGACGCGGCGGGCGATCAATCGGTGAAGCCGATCGGAATCGTCGCGGACACTTTGTCGAGATTTCCTCACCTCGTCGGATATTTCGCCGATTCGCTGATCACTCTCCAGGGCGCCGTCACGGCATTTCGCGAGAATCGCGTGGATTCGACCAAGGTCTCGCTGGTCGGCTTCGATCCGACGCCACAGCTTGTTCGGGATCTTTCAGCCGGTCGCATCGATGGCATCATTCTCCAAGACCAATATCAGATGGGGTATGGAGGCGTCGCGTACGGCTTACTCGCCGCGGCCGGTCTCGAGATGCCGAAATTCATCAACACCGGCGTCACGGCTGCCACGCCTCAAAACGTGGGCGCAGCCGACATCCAAGGACTGCTCAATCCTTCGAAGCAGACGCGCGTCGGGCTTCGCGCGTCCTGA
- a CDS encoding transketolase — MRVGELQTIGNDIRRHVLKAVNHAGAGHIGGVFSAADMLAALYFAILRIDPRRPSWEDRDRFILSKGHCGIGLYAVLALRGYFPVAELLTFDAIDSRLQGHPDMTKLPGLDMSTGSLGQGLSPGVGMALGARYLAKDFRTWVMLGDGEIQEGQIWEAAFVAGRYGLDNLTAILDWNHLQQFGWATSAGYSSNARLDPVDHPAAKWRAFGWHVIECDGHRIGDFMSACEEALSVRGRPSMIVADTVKGKGVSFMEHDYSWHSKPVTQEDLAQALLELDAADRSLQVEVL, encoded by the coding sequence ATGAGAGTGGGCGAGTTGCAAACGATCGGAAACGATATTCGAAGGCATGTCCTCAAGGCCGTGAACCATGCCGGCGCCGGTCATATCGGCGGCGTGTTCTCGGCAGCGGACATGCTTGCCGCGTTGTATTTCGCGATCTTGCGCATCGATCCGCGGCGTCCATCGTGGGAAGATCGGGACCGGTTCATACTTTCGAAGGGACATTGCGGGATCGGCCTGTACGCCGTCCTCGCCTTGCGCGGTTACTTTCCGGTCGCGGAGCTGCTGACGTTTGACGCCATCGACTCGCGATTGCAGGGCCATCCAGATATGACGAAGCTTCCCGGCTTGGATATGTCAACCGGGTCGCTTGGCCAGGGGCTATCACCCGGTGTCGGCATGGCGCTCGGCGCCCGTTACCTCGCCAAAGACTTCCGCACGTGGGTGATGCTCGGAGACGGCGAGATTCAGGAGGGCCAGATCTGGGAGGCAGCCTTTGTCGCCGGCCGCTACGGACTAGACAATCTCACCGCGATCCTGGACTGGAACCATCTACAGCAATTCGGATGGGCGACGTCCGCGGGCTATTCCAGTAATGCGCGGTTGGACCCGGTGGATCATCCGGCTGCGAAGTGGCGCGCGTTCGGATGGCACGTCATCGAATGCGACGGCCACCGGATCGGCGATTTCATGTCGGCGTGCGAGGAAGCTCTGAGCGTCCGCGGGCGCCCCTCGATGATCGTCGCGGATACGGTGAAGGGCAAGGGCGTCTCATTCATGGAGCACGATTACTCGTGGCATTCCAAGCCCGTGACCCAAGAGGATCTCGCGCAAGCTCTGCTCGAGCTTGACGCCGCAGACCGAAGTTTGCAGGTCGAAGTGCTATGA
- a CDS encoding thiamine pyrophosphate-binding protein translates to MTGGQIVAEYLVREGMPYLFGVPGHGNTALLDAFVDRRDEIKLVQAIHEQGAAHMADAYYRVARKICGVFTSIGPGAANTAMGVANAYIDSIPLLLLTGSVHTYMRGRGVLQELERTHWANFPRMMEPIVKRWWQPSRVDQLPNVLHLAFNVMLEGRRGPAYIDLPMDLQAEDAEIDSFPDPVTRRPHGRAHGDPQMIDEAAQMLLAAQRPLIIIGGGVIASQAESELRDVAEFLGCPMTVTWMGKGAIAEDHPLYAWPCGDLGSISGNTLSREADVILAVGCRFTDRTSSSFRRGVTFNIPPTKLIQIDLDPYEIGKNYPVNVGLVGDAKATLADMLLCLRGLSKPVDYANSAYFARIQQLKAAWQEALRPSRESTNSPMTIARALAEARNVLDRDAIVVTGAGNPQSQVFTEFPVYASDQHITSGGFSAMGFEVPGAIGAKLAAPDRQVVAIVGDGSFLQTIEELAMAAQYDIPAVFLVMNNFGWECIKNLQTTQFGPDRAIATKFGKPDGTPFSANLAAVAQGFGCHGERIESPDEVGPALRRAFASGRPAVVEALCSRELPGSALTTTGWWDVTIPTYHKKNRAAYEAARSEESLT, encoded by the coding sequence ATGACGGGCGGGCAGATTGTCGCTGAATATTTAGTCCGTGAAGGCATGCCCTATCTTTTCGGCGTTCCAGGACACGGGAACACGGCGCTCTTGGATGCATTCGTCGATCGCCGCGACGAGATCAAGCTCGTCCAAGCCATCCACGAGCAAGGCGCCGCGCACATGGCCGACGCGTATTACCGCGTCGCGCGAAAGATCTGCGGCGTCTTCACTTCCATCGGCCCGGGCGCTGCGAATACCGCGATGGGTGTGGCGAACGCGTACATCGATTCGATACCGCTTCTACTTCTGACGGGCTCCGTCCACACTTATATGCGCGGTCGTGGCGTGCTTCAGGAATTGGAGCGGACGCATTGGGCGAATTTTCCGCGCATGATGGAACCAATCGTCAAGCGCTGGTGGCAACCGAGCCGAGTCGATCAGCTTCCCAACGTATTGCATCTGGCATTCAACGTGATGCTCGAAGGGCGCCGCGGACCCGCCTACATCGACCTCCCGATGGACCTCCAAGCAGAGGACGCGGAGATCGATTCGTTCCCCGATCCGGTCACGCGCCGTCCGCACGGCCGTGCTCACGGTGATCCGCAGATGATCGACGAGGCGGCCCAAATGCTGCTCGCTGCCCAACGCCCGCTGATAATCATCGGCGGCGGCGTCATCGCGTCGCAGGCGGAGAGCGAACTTCGAGACGTCGCAGAGTTTCTCGGCTGCCCGATGACCGTCACATGGATGGGCAAGGGCGCGATCGCAGAAGATCATCCGCTGTATGCTTGGCCGTGCGGCGATCTCGGTTCGATTTCCGGCAACACGCTCTCGCGCGAGGCGGACGTCATCCTTGCCGTCGGCTGCCGCTTCACCGACCGGACGTCCTCGTCGTTCCGTCGCGGCGTGACGTTCAACATCCCACCGACAAAGCTCATCCAAATCGATCTCGATCCGTACGAGATCGGCAAGAACTACCCGGTGAATGTTGGCCTGGTGGGCGATGCGAAGGCGACTCTTGCCGATATGCTCCTTTGCTTGCGTGGGCTCTCCAAACCGGTCGACTATGCCAACTCGGCGTACTTCGCGCGGATCCAGCAGCTGAAGGCCGCGTGGCAAGAAGCGCTGCGGCCTTCTCGCGAGAGCACGAACAGTCCGATGACGATTGCGCGCGCGCTTGCAGAGGCGCGAAATGTCCTCGACCGCGATGCCATCGTGGTGACCGGCGCCGGCAATCCGCAAAGTCAGGTGTTCACGGAATTTCCGGTCTACGCGTCGGATCAGCACATCACGTCTGGCGGTTTCTCCGCGATGGGCTTTGAAGTCCCCGGTGCGATCGGGGCAAAACTCGCCGCACCCGACAGACAGGTCGTCGCCATCGTCGGCGACGGTAGCTTCTTGCAGACCATTGAAGAACTGGCGATGGCGGCGCAATACGACATACCCGCCGTGTTCTTGGTGATGAATAATTTTGGGTGGGAGTGCATCAAGAATCTGCAGACCACGCAGTTCGGGCCCGATCGCGCCATCGCCACCAAATTTGGCAAACCCGACGGCACGCCGTTCTCGGCAAACCTAGCCGCTGTGGCGCAAGGATTCGGCTGTCACGGCGAGCGTATCGAAAGTCCCGATGAAGTCGGCCCGGCCTTGCGGCGCGCATTTGCTTCAGGCAGGCCCGCTGTGGTCGAAGCGCTTTGCAGTCGCGAACTTCCCGGCAGCGCGCTGACAACCACCGGCTGGTGGGACGTGACTATCCCTACGTATCACAAGAAAAATCGTGCGGCGTATGAGGCGGCGCGCTCTGAAGAATCGCTCACTTGA
- a CDS encoding ABC transporter permease, with the protein MLRLGLLGIIVVLIAVFSLTAQGFLTLQNLDNNARQMAVVGIIAVGETFVIITAGIDLAVGSLLGFAGILVALGLAHGIPIPLAIAAVLAIAIGIGIANGALIHSAALPPFIVTLGMLGILRGLTQIFGNGQQVAYDVPSFSDFAANATLGVPNLFWVLACVCVIAGTFLHFTRRGRYVYAVGSNAESARRAGVNVGATLMTVYAVSGLLAGVAGILLTARLAQGDPNAGTGYELDAIAAAVLGGASLFGARGSIVGTFLGVLLVQVMTNGLNLLNFDPQVARMLEGALLILFVYLDHLRKPKLVAA; encoded by the coding sequence GTGCTTCGTCTCGGCCTGCTCGGCATCATCGTGGTCCTGATCGCAGTCTTTTCGTTGACGGCGCAAGGATTTCTGACGCTGCAGAACCTCGACAACAATGCGCGCCAAATGGCCGTCGTCGGGATCATCGCTGTCGGTGAAACCTTTGTGATCATCACGGCCGGCATCGATCTTGCGGTCGGGTCGCTCCTCGGGTTCGCCGGCATTCTCGTCGCGCTCGGTTTGGCTCACGGGATCCCCATTCCGTTGGCGATCGCCGCCGTTCTCGCGATCGCGATCGGGATCGGGATCGCCAACGGCGCGCTGATCCACAGCGCCGCGCTCCCGCCGTTCATCGTGACCTTGGGGATGCTCGGCATCTTGCGCGGGCTGACTCAGATCTTCGGCAATGGGCAACAGGTCGCATACGATGTGCCTTCGTTTAGCGACTTTGCGGCGAACGCCACTCTCGGCGTTCCAAACCTGTTCTGGGTCCTCGCGTGCGTCTGCGTCATCGCTGGAACATTTCTTCATTTCACAAGACGCGGCCGCTACGTGTACGCAGTTGGAAGCAATGCGGAGAGTGCGCGCCGCGCCGGCGTCAACGTCGGCGCGACACTGATGACGGTGTACGCGGTGAGCGGCCTATTGGCAGGGGTCGCCGGTATACTCCTCACCGCGCGCCTCGCGCAGGGCGACCCGAACGCCGGAACCGGTTACGAACTCGACGCGATCGCCGCGGCGGTGCTTGGCGGCGCGAGTCTCTTCGGTGCGCGCGGTTCCATTGTCGGCACTTTCCTCGGTGTTCTTCTCGTGCAAGTCATGACAAACGGCCTCAACTTGCTGAACTTCGATCCGCAAGTCGCGCGGATGCTCGAAGGCGCACTGCTGATTCTGTTCGTCTATCTCGATCATTTGCGCAAACCGAAATTGGTGGCGGCATGA
- a CDS encoding IclR family transcriptional regulator, which translates to MALKPKHDVKLINSLARGTKIMRLLADVDGPLGVTDVAERLRVDPSTAYRLLATLEASGLVQQDPDSKKYALGYGVLEIAFSLLRRLSVVALADPYLRSIAALTGESTHIAVLDGARAVFVGRQSGAGILRVETTIGSSEPAYCTAVGKALLADLAELDLHRLFATEPMTRYTPQTITTIDGLADELERVRRNGYAYDEEELHPGVRCLASPIRDHRSRIVAALGLSMPATRLTREHIPELVGHIAGAAESVSSQLGYVAESTAKSS; encoded by the coding sequence ATGGCACTAAAACCGAAACACGACGTTAAGCTCATCAACTCGCTGGCCCGGGGCACGAAGATCATGCGCCTACTCGCTGACGTCGACGGCCCACTGGGCGTCACCGACGTCGCCGAGCGACTGCGTGTCGACCCAAGCACAGCCTACAGATTGCTCGCAACGCTTGAGGCGAGCGGTCTCGTTCAGCAAGATCCGGATTCGAAGAAATACGCGCTCGGTTACGGCGTGCTGGAGATAGCATTCTCCTTGCTCCGGCGGCTAAGCGTCGTCGCGCTGGCTGATCCATACTTGAGATCGATCGCGGCGCTCACCGGTGAGAGCACGCATATCGCTGTGCTCGACGGTGCTCGGGCCGTTTTTGTCGGCCGGCAGTCTGGGGCAGGCATTCTTCGAGTGGAAACCACCATCGGCAGTTCTGAGCCGGCCTATTGTACGGCGGTCGGCAAGGCGCTCCTGGCCGATCTGGCTGAACTTGATCTGCATCGACTTTTCGCCACCGAGCCGATGACGCGCTACACGCCTCAAACCATCACAACGATCGACGGATTGGCGGACGAACTCGAGCGCGTTCGCCGCAATGGTTATGCTTACGACGAAGAGGAGCTCCATCCGGGCGTACGCTGTCTCGCGTCTCCGATCAGAGATCATCGTTCCAGGATCGTCGCGGCTCTCGGTCTTTCCATGCCGGCTACGAGACTGACGCGTGAACATATCCCAGAACTCGTCGGGCACATCGCCGGTGCCGCCGAGAGCGTTTCGTCTCAGCTCGGCTATGTCGCCGAATCCACCGCTAAATCGTCCTGA